One window of the Canis aureus isolate CA01 chromosome 1, VMU_Caureus_v.1.0, whole genome shotgun sequence genome contains the following:
- the LOC144284794 gene encoding cell adhesion molecule CEACAM8-like isoform X4 — translation MEPPSASPRAGRGPWQELLLAVSLLISWNPLTTAQVTVESVPPNAAEGKDALLRVLNLPGDTAGLTWFRGEIVAPVHQIVLYVVDTRVITPGPAHSGREIIYPNGSLLFQNITLSDTGSYILQIINRKFETALVTGQLRVFPELHKPSITSNNSSPVENADSVVLMCEAQTQSTSCLWSVNTKSLPDSPRLELSLDNRTLTVHGVTRNDTGPYECETRNPVSADRSDPFTLNVLYGPDTPTISPSDSYYRLGANLSLSCHTASNPPAQYSWLINGRLPPFTQELFIPNITANDSGSYTCLVYNSGTCLNKTTVKTITVSDLEFRLEHGEKGSQLQRALYTKRTLQIGKKEGSSSSSCFFVVELQKCFIYSGC, via the exons ATGGAGCCCCCCTCGGCCTCTCCCCGAGCAGGGCGCGGcccctggcaggagctcctgctgGCCG TCTCACTCTTAATCTCCTGGAACCCGCTCACCACTGCCCAAGTCACTGTGGAATCCGTGCCTCCCAATGCTGCCGAAGGGAAGGACGCTCTTCTGCGGGTCCTCAATCTGCCTGGGGATACAGCAGGCCTTACCTGGTTCAGAGGGGAAATTGTAGCACCTGTCCATCAAATTGTATTATATGTAGTAGACACACGAGTAATTACCCCGGGGCCTGCACACAGTGGCAGAGAGATAATATACCCCAATGGATCCCTGCTGTTCCAGAACATCACCCTGAGCGACACTGGATCTTACATCCTACAAAtcataaacagaaaatttgaaactgCACTAGTAACTGGACAGCTCCGAGTATTCC CGGAGTTACACAAACCCAGCATCACAAGCAACAACTCCAGCCCCGTGGAGAATGCGGATTCTGTAGTGTTAATGTGTGAAGCTCAGACTCAGAGCACAAGCTGCCTGTGGTCAGTAAACACTAAGAGCCTCCCGGACAGTCCCAGGCTGGAGCTGTCCCTGGACAACAGGACTCTCACTGTACATGGTGTCACAAGGAATGACACAGGACCCTATGAGTGTGAAACTCGGAACCCAGTGAGTGCTGATCGTAGTGACCCATTCACCCTGAATGTGCTCT ATGGCCCGGACACACCCACCATTTCCCCCTCAGACTCCTACTACCGTCTAGGGGCAAACCTCAGTCTCTCCTGCCACACAGCCTCTAACCCACCTGCACAGTATTCTTGGCTTATCAATGGGAGACTCCCGCCATTCACACAGGAACTCTTTATCCCCAACATCACTGCCAACGATAGCGGATCCTATACCTGCCTCGTCTATAACTCTGGCACCTGCctcaataagaccacagtcaagaCCATCACTGTCTCTG ACCTTGAGTTCCGCCTGGAACATGGAGAGAAGGGTTCTCAGCTCCAGAGAGCCCTATACACAAAGAGGACTTTGCAaatagggaagaaagaaggatccTCAAGttcaagttgtttttttgttgttgaattgcagaagtgctttatatattctggatgttaa
- the LOC144284794 gene encoding cell adhesion molecule CEACAM1-like isoform X2 produces the protein MEPPSASPRAGRGPWQELLLAVSLLISWNPLTTAQVTVESVPPNAAEGKDALLRVLNLPGDTAGLTWFRGEIVAPVHQIVLYVVDTRVITPGPAHSGREIIYPNGSLLFQNITLSDTGSYILQIINRKFETALVTGQLRVFHGPDTPTISPSDSYYRLGANLSLSCHTASNPPAQYSWLINGRLPPFTQELFIPNITANDSGSYTCLVYNSGTCLNKTTVKTITVSEPVPKPSLWVTNFTVTENKDSVVLTCSTSNAGVSIQWFLNGQNLKLMERRNLSQGNSNLTIHPVKREDSGNYQCEVANPVSSSKSDPIKLDVIYERSTIGLPVRSIIGTALGVLLGIALTASLGCLLLCTKTGRASAWHDVRELWHPASTARHGPASSNTSPDSLSSPMAAVSIYQELQHPDTNIYWQIKPKAEVAS, from the exons ATGGAGCCCCCCTCGGCCTCTCCCCGAGCAGGGCGCGGcccctggcaggagctcctgctgGCCG TCTCACTCTTAATCTCCTGGAACCCGCTCACCACTGCCCAAGTCACTGTGGAATCCGTGCCTCCCAATGCTGCCGAAGGGAAGGACGCTCTTCTGCGGGTCCTCAATCTGCCTGGGGATACAGCAGGCCTTACCTGGTTCAGAGGGGAAATTGTAGCACCTGTCCATCAAATTGTATTATATGTAGTAGACACACGAGTAATTACCCCGGGGCCTGCACACAGTGGCAGAGAGATAATATACCCCAATGGATCCCTGCTGTTCCAGAACATCACCCTGAGCGACACTGGATCTTACATCCTACAAAtcataaacagaaaatttgaaactgCACTAGTAACTGGACAGCTCCGAGTATTCC ATGGCCCGGACACACCCACCATTTCCCCCTCAGACTCCTACTACCGTCTAGGGGCAAACCTCAGTCTCTCCTGCCACACAGCCTCTAACCCACCTGCACAGTATTCTTGGCTTATCAATGGGAGACTCCCGCCATTCACACAGGAACTCTTTATCCCCAACATCACTGCCAACGATAGCGGATCCTATACCTGCCTCGTCTATAACTCTGGCACCTGCctcaataagaccacagtcaagaCCATCACTGTCTCTG AGCCAGTGCCAAAGCCCTCTCTCTGGGTCACCAACTTCACAGTCACAGAAAATAAGGACTCTGTGGTCCTGACTTGCTCCACAAGTAATGCGGGGGTCTCTATCCAGTGGTTTTTGAATGGCCAGAATCTAAAGCTCATGGAGAGAAGGAACCTGTCCCAGGGCAACAGCAACCTGACCATACACCCTGTCAAGAGGGAGGATTCTGGGAATTACCAGTGTGAGGTCGCCAACCCCGTCAGTTCCAGTAAAAGTGACCCCATCAAGCTGGATGTGATCT aTGAAAGAAGCACCATAGGCCTCCCTGTGAGGTCCATCATTGGCACTGCACTTGGGGTTCTGCTTGGAATAGCACTCACGGCTTCCCTGGGGTGTCTCTTGCTCTGCACAAAGACTGGAAG GGCCAGTGCCTGGCATGATGTCAGAGAGCTCTGGCATCCAGCATCCACTGCCC GCCATGGTCCAGCCAGCAGCAACACATCCCCG GACTCACTGTCCAGCCCCATGGCAGCAGTTTCTATCTACCAG GAATTACAACACCCTGACACAAACATTTACTGGCAGATTAAACCCAAAGCAGAAGTAGCTTCTTAG
- the LOC144284794 gene encoding cell adhesion molecule CEACAM8-like isoform X3 yields the protein MEPPSASPRAGRGPWQELLLAVSLLISWNPLTTAQVTVESVPPNAAEGKDALLRVLNLPGDTAGLTWFRGEIVAPVHQIVLYVVDTRVITPGPAHSGREIIYPNGSLLFQNITLSDTGSYILQIINRKFETALVTGQLRVFPELHKPSITSNNSSPVENADSVVLMCEAQTQSTSCLWSVNTKSLPDSPRLELSLDNRTLTVHGVTRNDTGPYECETRNPVSADRSDPFTLNVLYGPDTPTISPSDSYYRLGANLSLSCHTASNPPAQYSWLINGRLPPFTQELFIPNITANDSGSYTCLVYNSGTCLNKTTVKTITVSDERSTIGLPVRSIIGTALGVLLGIALTASLGCLLLCTKTGRASAWHDVRELWHPASTARHGPASSNTSPDSLSSPMAAVSIYQELQHPDTNIYWQIKPKAEVAS from the exons ATGGAGCCCCCCTCGGCCTCTCCCCGAGCAGGGCGCGGcccctggcaggagctcctgctgGCCG TCTCACTCTTAATCTCCTGGAACCCGCTCACCACTGCCCAAGTCACTGTGGAATCCGTGCCTCCCAATGCTGCCGAAGGGAAGGACGCTCTTCTGCGGGTCCTCAATCTGCCTGGGGATACAGCAGGCCTTACCTGGTTCAGAGGGGAAATTGTAGCACCTGTCCATCAAATTGTATTATATGTAGTAGACACACGAGTAATTACCCCGGGGCCTGCACACAGTGGCAGAGAGATAATATACCCCAATGGATCCCTGCTGTTCCAGAACATCACCCTGAGCGACACTGGATCTTACATCCTACAAAtcataaacagaaaatttgaaactgCACTAGTAACTGGACAGCTCCGAGTATTCC CGGAGTTACACAAACCCAGCATCACAAGCAACAACTCCAGCCCCGTGGAGAATGCGGATTCTGTAGTGTTAATGTGTGAAGCTCAGACTCAGAGCACAAGCTGCCTGTGGTCAGTAAACACTAAGAGCCTCCCGGACAGTCCCAGGCTGGAGCTGTCCCTGGACAACAGGACTCTCACTGTACATGGTGTCACAAGGAATGACACAGGACCCTATGAGTGTGAAACTCGGAACCCAGTGAGTGCTGATCGTAGTGACCCATTCACCCTGAATGTGCTCT ATGGCCCGGACACACCCACCATTTCCCCCTCAGACTCCTACTACCGTCTAGGGGCAAACCTCAGTCTCTCCTGCCACACAGCCTCTAACCCACCTGCACAGTATTCTTGGCTTATCAATGGGAGACTCCCGCCATTCACACAGGAACTCTTTATCCCCAACATCACTGCCAACGATAGCGGATCCTATACCTGCCTCGTCTATAACTCTGGCACCTGCctcaataagaccacagtcaagaCCATCACTGTCTCTG aTGAAAGAAGCACCATAGGCCTCCCTGTGAGGTCCATCATTGGCACTGCACTTGGGGTTCTGCTTGGAATAGCACTCACGGCTTCCCTGGGGTGTCTCTTGCTCTGCACAAAGACTGGAAG GGCCAGTGCCTGGCATGATGTCAGAGAGCTCTGGCATCCAGCATCCACTGCCC GCCATGGTCCAGCCAGCAGCAACACATCCCCG GACTCACTGTCCAGCCCCATGGCAGCAGTTTCTATCTACCAG GAATTACAACACCCTGACACAAACATTTACTGGCAGATTAAACCCAAAGCAGAAGTAGCTTCTTAG
- the LOC144284794 gene encoding cell adhesion molecule CEACAM6-like isoform X1: protein MEPPSASPRAGRGPWQELLLAVSLLISWNPLTTAQVTVESVPPNAAEGKDALLRVLNLPGDTAGLTWFRGEIVAPVHQIVLYVVDTRVITPGPAHSGREIIYPNGSLLFQNITLSDTGSYILQIINRKFETALVTGQLRVFPELHKPSITSNNSSPVENADSVVLMCEAQTQSTSCLWSVNTKSLPDSPRLELSLDNRTLTVHGVTRNDTGPYECETRNPVSADRSDPFTLNVLYGPDTPTISPSDSYYRLGANLSLSCHTASNPPAQYSWLINGRLPPFTQELFIPNITANDSGSYTCLVYNSGTCLNKTTVKTITVSEPVPKPSLWVTNFTVTENKDSVVLTCSTSNAGVSIQWFLNGQNLKLMERRNLSQGNSNLTIHPVKREDSGNYQCEVANPVSSSKSDPIKLDVIYERSTIGLPVRSIIGTALGVLLGIALTASLGCLLLCTKTGRASAWHDVRELWHPASTARHGPASSNTSPDSLSSPMAAVSIYQELQHPDTNIYWQIKPKAEVAS, encoded by the exons ATGGAGCCCCCCTCGGCCTCTCCCCGAGCAGGGCGCGGcccctggcaggagctcctgctgGCCG TCTCACTCTTAATCTCCTGGAACCCGCTCACCACTGCCCAAGTCACTGTGGAATCCGTGCCTCCCAATGCTGCCGAAGGGAAGGACGCTCTTCTGCGGGTCCTCAATCTGCCTGGGGATACAGCAGGCCTTACCTGGTTCAGAGGGGAAATTGTAGCACCTGTCCATCAAATTGTATTATATGTAGTAGACACACGAGTAATTACCCCGGGGCCTGCACACAGTGGCAGAGAGATAATATACCCCAATGGATCCCTGCTGTTCCAGAACATCACCCTGAGCGACACTGGATCTTACATCCTACAAAtcataaacagaaaatttgaaactgCACTAGTAACTGGACAGCTCCGAGTATTCC CGGAGTTACACAAACCCAGCATCACAAGCAACAACTCCAGCCCCGTGGAGAATGCGGATTCTGTAGTGTTAATGTGTGAAGCTCAGACTCAGAGCACAAGCTGCCTGTGGTCAGTAAACACTAAGAGCCTCCCGGACAGTCCCAGGCTGGAGCTGTCCCTGGACAACAGGACTCTCACTGTACATGGTGTCACAAGGAATGACACAGGACCCTATGAGTGTGAAACTCGGAACCCAGTGAGTGCTGATCGTAGTGACCCATTCACCCTGAATGTGCTCT ATGGCCCGGACACACCCACCATTTCCCCCTCAGACTCCTACTACCGTCTAGGGGCAAACCTCAGTCTCTCCTGCCACACAGCCTCTAACCCACCTGCACAGTATTCTTGGCTTATCAATGGGAGACTCCCGCCATTCACACAGGAACTCTTTATCCCCAACATCACTGCCAACGATAGCGGATCCTATACCTGCCTCGTCTATAACTCTGGCACCTGCctcaataagaccacagtcaagaCCATCACTGTCTCTG AGCCAGTGCCAAAGCCCTCTCTCTGGGTCACCAACTTCACAGTCACAGAAAATAAGGACTCTGTGGTCCTGACTTGCTCCACAAGTAATGCGGGGGTCTCTATCCAGTGGTTTTTGAATGGCCAGAATCTAAAGCTCATGGAGAGAAGGAACCTGTCCCAGGGCAACAGCAACCTGACCATACACCCTGTCAAGAGGGAGGATTCTGGGAATTACCAGTGTGAGGTCGCCAACCCCGTCAGTTCCAGTAAAAGTGACCCCATCAAGCTGGATGTGATCT aTGAAAGAAGCACCATAGGCCTCCCTGTGAGGTCCATCATTGGCACTGCACTTGGGGTTCTGCTTGGAATAGCACTCACGGCTTCCCTGGGGTGTCTCTTGCTCTGCACAAAGACTGGAAG GGCCAGTGCCTGGCATGATGTCAGAGAGCTCTGGCATCCAGCATCCACTGCCC GCCATGGTCCAGCCAGCAGCAACACATCCCCG GACTCACTGTCCAGCCCCATGGCAGCAGTTTCTATCTACCAG GAATTACAACACCCTGACACAAACATTTACTGGCAGATTAAACCCAAAGCAGAAGTAGCTTCTTAG